A DNA window from Massilia putida contains the following coding sequences:
- a CDS encoding rhamnogalacturonan acetylesterase, whose translation MLIQRIALAALVLAGHASAAEAPIRVILVGDSTMATKSGYGDALCARFTPDVTCVNLARGGRSTGSFRAEGRWDEVERMLKNGAGFKATYVLVQFGHNDQPGKPGRSTDLVTQFPANMARYAQETRALGGVPVLVTPLARRTFKGTYLANDLAPWAEATRRAAAQEHAVLLDLNKDSVAAVQAMGQDEADTLAVVPRPAGYGLPADPNKTEPAGAARSAFDRTHLGAKGAEFFARMVERELVAARPETAPYFKDGGKP comes from the coding sequence ATGCTCATTCAACGTATCGCATTGGCCGCGCTCGTGCTGGCCGGCCACGCCAGCGCCGCCGAGGCGCCGATCCGCGTCATCCTCGTCGGCGATTCGACGATGGCCACGAAGAGCGGCTACGGCGACGCCCTGTGCGCGCGCTTCACACCCGACGTCACGTGCGTGAACCTCGCGCGCGGCGGCCGCAGCACCGGCAGCTTCCGGGCAGAGGGCCGCTGGGACGAGGTCGAGCGCATGCTCAAGAACGGCGCCGGTTTCAAGGCCACCTATGTCCTCGTGCAGTTCGGGCACAACGACCAGCCGGGCAAACCGGGACGCTCGACGGACCTCGTCACCCAGTTCCCCGCCAACATGGCGCGTTATGCGCAGGAGACGCGCGCACTCGGTGGTGTGCCGGTGCTGGTGACGCCGCTCGCGCGCCGCACGTTCAAGGGCACTTATCTCGCCAACGACCTCGCGCCCTGGGCCGAGGCCACGCGCCGCGCGGCCGCGCAGGAACACGCCGTGCTGCTCGACCTGAACAAGGACAGCGTGGCCGCCGTCCAGGCCATGGGCCAGGACGAAGCGGACACGCTGGCCGTCGTCCCGCGTCCGGCCGGCTACGGCCTCCCCGCCGATCCGAACAAGACCGAGCCGGCCGGCGCCGCCAGGTCGGCGTTCGACCGCACACACCTCGGCGCCAAGGGCGCCGAGTTCTTCGCGCGCATGGTCGAGCGGGAACTGGTGGCCGCGCGGCCCGAGACGGCGCCTTACTTCAAGGACGGGGGCAAGCCTTGA
- a CDS encoding pectinesterase family protein, whose amino-acid sequence MKRIVVLACALAGAGAYAQDSRTVREPVVPPACAVLIGDTTLAGRDDAARIQAAIDKCAPGHAVVLAASNDSRSFVSGPLQLRDGVTLLVDRGATLYASTDPRLFDRGAGTCGTNDASGRGCRPFIALDHVRGAGIMGFGTIDGQGGQPILGKSETWWQIARRAQKEKSRQNVPRLIQADQARDVTLYRIRLTNSPNFHVTLNDVDGFTAWGVVIDTPHDARNTDGIDPISSRNVTIAHSIIRTGDDNVAIKAGNLGPTENVSILHNRFYSGHGMSIGSETNGGVHKVLVDDLTMDGTTSGLRIKSNDMRGGRVDGIVYRDVCLRGIRSPIEITTHYEQPAQPGKLVPDYAGIRMERVRSTTPGRILLQGYDDAHPLVLALQDVSVAAGSDIRQEYARVDGAFGTAADCAGRFPPFPEPAMRDPRPRLTAEQARAYDYREVLKYVGPVGNERVEPWDPLADPLATKADLPADYTVATDGTATFATVQAAVDRAVAAGGTRRVVIRIAPGTYRELVYVLPGAPPITLVGAGNDPQAVRISASLDASTTGAAYRSRYAAEFEHAAPGVRAMYDALKDLPALQTTGSATVWVRADGFQARNLTIENAYNRDGAVTHPECGGDNCPDTTGGSRVHHQAVALRVDGADKVQFERVRLLGLQDTLFLSSKDGSATVRSFFHDTHIEGDVDFIFGDTIAVFKDCDIHAVKGRSASYVAAPDTNRRAKYGFVFDGCRFTSDAPGQARTRFYFARQWFHNERCTPYGFIPVDGYTCKPGDVDVYKAPQGTIRKRTLETVGKAVILRSRIGPHFEKTTPWSEWNRNGTLAHRPAQFSSDDYWDNLAGTAFDPATTLGDGPRPVPADIYLGEYDNTIE is encoded by the coding sequence TTGAAGCGGATCGTCGTGCTCGCGTGCGCGCTCGCCGGCGCGGGCGCATACGCGCAGGACAGCCGCACCGTGCGCGAGCCCGTCGTGCCGCCCGCGTGCGCGGTGCTGATCGGAGACACCACCCTCGCCGGCCGCGACGACGCGGCGCGCATCCAGGCCGCCATCGACAAGTGCGCGCCCGGCCACGCCGTCGTCCTCGCGGCCAGCAACGACAGCCGCAGCTTCGTTTCCGGTCCGCTGCAGCTGCGCGACGGCGTGACCTTGCTCGTCGACCGCGGCGCGACACTCTACGCCAGCACCGACCCGCGCCTGTTCGACCGCGGCGCCGGCACCTGCGGCACGAACGACGCCTCGGGCCGGGGCTGCCGTCCGTTCATCGCGCTCGACCACGTGCGCGGCGCCGGCATCATGGGCTTTGGCACCATCGACGGCCAGGGCGGACAGCCCATCCTCGGCAAGAGCGAGACGTGGTGGCAGATCGCGCGCCGCGCGCAAAAGGAAAAGAGCCGGCAAAACGTGCCGCGCCTGATCCAGGCCGACCAGGCCCGTGACGTCACGCTGTACCGCATCCGGCTTACGAACTCGCCGAACTTCCACGTCACGCTGAACGACGTCGACGGTTTCACGGCGTGGGGCGTCGTCATCGACACACCGCACGACGCGCGCAACACGGACGGCATCGACCCGATTTCGTCGCGCAACGTGACCATTGCCCACAGCATCATCCGCACGGGTGACGACAACGTCGCCATCAAGGCCGGCAACCTCGGCCCGACGGAAAACGTGAGTATCCTGCACAACCGTTTCTACAGTGGCCACGGCATGTCGATCGGCAGCGAGACGAACGGCGGCGTGCACAAGGTACTCGTCGACGACCTCACGATGGACGGCACCACGTCGGGCTTGCGCATCAAGAGCAACGACATGCGCGGCGGCCGCGTCGACGGCATCGTCTACCGCGACGTCTGCCTGCGCGGCATCCGCTCGCCCATCGAGATCACGACGCACTACGAGCAACCCGCGCAGCCGGGCAAGCTCGTGCCCGACTATGCCGGCATCCGCATGGAACGGGTGCGCAGCACGACGCCGGGCCGGATCCTGCTGCAGGGCTACGACGACGCGCATCCGCTCGTGCTGGCATTGCAGGACGTGTCCGTCGCCGCCGGGTCGGACATCAGACAGGAATATGCACGCGTTGACGGTGCGTTCGGCACGGCCGCCGATTGCGCCGGCCGCTTCCCGCCGTTCCCCGAGCCGGCCATGCGCGATCCACGCCCGCGACTGACGGCCGAACAGGCCCGCGCGTACGATTACCGCGAGGTGCTCAAGTATGTGGGGCCGGTCGGCAATGAAAGGGTCGAGCCGTGGGATCCGCTGGCCGATCCGCTCGCGACGAAGGCCGACCTGCCAGCCGACTACACCGTCGCCACGGACGGCACGGCCACATTTGCCACCGTGCAGGCCGCCGTCGACCGTGCCGTGGCGGCGGGCGGCACGCGGCGCGTCGTCATCCGCATCGCGCCCGGCACCTACCGTGAACTGGTCTACGTGCTGCCCGGCGCGCCGCCGATCACGCTGGTCGGCGCCGGCAACGATCCGCAGGCCGTGCGCATCAGCGCGTCGCTGGACGCGTCGACGACGGGCGCCGCCTACCGCAGCCGCTACGCCGCCGAATTCGAGCACGCGGCGCCGGGCGTGCGCGCCATGTACGACGCGCTGAAGGACCTGCCCGCGCTGCAGACGACGGGTTCCGCGACCGTGTGGGTGCGTGCGGACGGCTTCCAGGCCCGCAACCTGACCATCGAGAACGCGTACAACCGCGACGGCGCCGTGACGCATCCCGAGTGCGGCGGCGACAACTGCCCCGACACGACAGGCGGCAGCCGCGTGCACCACCAGGCCGTCGCACTGCGCGTGGATGGCGCGGACAAGGTGCAATTCGAGCGCGTGCGGCTGCTCGGCCTGCAGGACACGCTGTTCCTCAGCTCGAAGGACGGCAGCGCGACGGTGCGGAGCTTCTTCCACGATACGCACATCGAGGGCGACGTCGACTTCATCTTCGGCGACACGATCGCCGTCTTCAAGGATTGCGACATCCACGCGGTCAAAGGGCGCTCGGCATCGTACGTGGCGGCGCCGGACACGAACCGCCGCGCGAAATATGGCTTCGTGTTCGACGGCTGCCGTTTCACGAGCGACGCGCCGGGCCAGGCACGCACCCGGTTCTACTTCGCCCGCCAATGGTTTCATAACGAGCGCTGCACGCCGTACGGTTTCATCCCGGTCGACGGCTACACGTGCAAACCGGGCGATGTCGATGTCTACAAGGCGCCGCAAGGCACGATCCGCAAGCGCACGCTGGAGACCGTCGGCAAGGCCGTGATCCTCCGTTCGCGCATCGGGCCCCATTTCGAGAAGACGACGCCGTGGTCGGAATGGAACCGCAACGGCACGCTGGCGCACCGCCCGGCGCAATTCAGTTCCGACGATTACTGGGACAACCTGGCCGGCACGGCCTTCGATCCGGCGACGACGCTGGGCGACGGTCCCCGCCCGGTCCCCGCCGACATCTATCTCGGCGAATACGACAACACCATTGAATGA
- a CDS encoding glycoside hydrolase family 28 protein, translating to MKQSSDRRGFLKTAAVAGLALSGPAHALAAARQAARAGDPWQEAARIAQRLANPVTFRKADYLVADFGAAPCRLVPVQAWVSFEDQATLQTPAPGSHDCYAAIKAAIEKCHAEGGGRVVIPKGDWYCAGPIVLLSNVNVHLAGGAHVYFSNDPADYAKYGDVDCGPNGKLVVSRWQSNDCLNFSSMIYARNQDNIALTGDDWTAILDGQGGVPFPGRLDCWWTWKGKNGTINSVAQDKSPNYVPGKLAQNQVNALNPKSLADGAPSLSEEKRLLIQGEGDKWRADDAYLPALSEAGVPVEKRVFGLGHYLRPPMIQLIGCTNVLLEGYQVMHTPFWQHHPVACRNLAIRRVHANSLGPNSDGFDPESCDTVLVEGCQFNTGDDCIAIKAGKNLDTQYGPSQNIVIQKCTMQSGHGAVTLGSEMAGGIRNVYAQDLVFENMNWATNPLNTAIRLKTNMNRGGYLRNFYVRNVSIPNGVQTSPSFYASLPGSPIASKTVATAAGAVVTFDCDYTPRADNVRVRLPEVRNVHISKVKVGDVKTKNGTQASCFQAFVILGPVASDYNGPAPAPAVLPVRDVTIADCDFGTPVNREQPWYTYNVRGLKLANVTIGGKRYDTTLSA from the coding sequence ATGAAGCAATCATCCGACCGCCGCGGCTTCTTGAAAACCGCTGCTGTCGCCGGCCTCGCGCTGTCCGGCCCCGCGCACGCGCTGGCCGCCGCCCGCCAAGCCGCGCGCGCCGGCGATCCGTGGCAGGAAGCCGCGCGCATCGCCCAGCGTCTCGCCAACCCCGTCACGTTCCGCAAGGCGGATTACCTCGTCGCGGACTTCGGTGCCGCGCCGTGCCGGCTCGTGCCGGTGCAAGCCTGGGTGTCGTTCGAGGACCAGGCCACGTTGCAGACGCCGGCGCCGGGGTCTCATGATTGCTACGCCGCGATCAAGGCCGCCATCGAGAAATGCCACGCCGAGGGCGGCGGCCGCGTCGTGATCCCGAAAGGCGACTGGTACTGCGCGGGACCCATCGTGCTGCTGTCGAACGTGAACGTGCACCTCGCGGGCGGCGCGCACGTCTACTTCAGCAACGACCCGGCCGACTACGCGAAATACGGCGACGTCGATTGCGGCCCGAACGGCAAGCTGGTCGTGTCGCGCTGGCAGAGCAACGACTGCCTGAATTTTTCGTCCATGATCTATGCCCGCAACCAGGACAATATCGCGCTGACCGGCGACGACTGGACCGCGATCCTCGACGGCCAGGGCGGCGTACCGTTCCCGGGGCGCCTTGACTGCTGGTGGACGTGGAAGGGCAAGAACGGGACGATCAATTCGGTCGCCCAGGACAAGTCGCCGAACTATGTGCCCGGCAAGCTGGCGCAGAACCAGGTCAACGCGCTGAATCCGAAGTCGCTGGCCGACGGCGCACCCAGCCTCTCCGAAGAGAAACGCCTGCTGATCCAGGGCGAAGGCGACAAGTGGCGCGCGGACGACGCGTACCTGCCGGCGCTGTCGGAAGCGGGCGTGCCGGTCGAGAAGCGCGTGTTCGGCCTGGGCCATTACCTGCGCCCGCCGATGATCCAGCTGATCGGGTGCACCAACGTGCTGCTGGAAGGCTACCAGGTGATGCACACCCCGTTCTGGCAGCATCACCCGGTCGCGTGCCGCAACCTCGCGATCCGCAGGGTGCATGCGAACAGCCTGGGGCCGAACAGCGACGGTTTCGATCCGGAAAGCTGTGACACGGTGCTCGTCGAAGGCTGCCAGTTCAACACGGGCGACGACTGCATCGCCATCAAGGCCGGCAAGAACCTCGACACGCAATACGGTCCGTCGCAGAACATCGTCATCCAGAAGTGCACGATGCAGAGCGGCCACGGCGCCGTCACCTTGGGCAGCGAGATGGCGGGCGGCATCCGGAACGTGTACGCGCAAGACCTCGTGTTCGAGAACATGAACTGGGCGACCAATCCGCTGAACACGGCGATCCGCCTGAAAACGAACATGAACCGCGGCGGCTACCTGCGCAATTTTTATGTGCGCAACGTGAGCATCCCGAATGGCGTGCAGACGAGTCCCTCGTTCTATGCGTCGCTGCCGGGGTCGCCGATCGCGTCGAAGACGGTCGCCACCGCCGCCGGCGCCGTCGTCACGTTCGACTGCGACTACACGCCGCGCGCGGACAATGTGCGCGTGCGCCTGCCGGAGGTGCGCAACGTGCACATTTCCAAGGTCAAGGTGGGCGATGTGAAGACGAAGAATGGCACGCAGGCGTCGTGCTTCCAGGCGTTCGTCATCCTGGGGCCCGTCGCTTCCGACTACAACGGCCCGGCCCCGGCGCCCGCCGTTTTGCCGGTGCGCGACGTGACGATCGCGGACTGCGACTTCGGCACGCCGGTCAACCGCGAGCAGCCGTGGTACACGTACAATGTGCGCGGGCTGAAGCTGGCCAATGTGACGATCGGCGGGAAGCGCTACGACACGACGTTGTCGGCGTAG
- a CDS encoding transporter, whose protein sequence is MATPAYNYGSDVSGLVWGFMMEGGAQAVPVDAQLAADWLRAPVPGQFLWLHFNLSNAASERWLRAHAGLPDEFYETLHQGSRSTRIEIADDALIAVVNDVLHNFSVDAAEISTLWVHATPRGVITARRKPLESIERLRQDVLQGTPLRSSVELLVHLLRDQADVLVNIVRDAVARVDATEDQLLAGRLTRRREDLGALRRVLVRLQRLLAPEPAALFRLLQRPPAWVAPDDRQELRQSTEEFTVVLSDLAAVQERIKLLQEEIAARVNEDNNRSLFLLTIVTVMALPINLIAGLLGMNVGGVPLSQHPHGFWVVLGFTALVTGAIAWLLLRLQRPR, encoded by the coding sequence ATGGCGACACCGGCGTACAACTACGGCTCCGACGTCTCGGGGCTCGTCTGGGGCTTCATGATGGAAGGCGGTGCGCAAGCGGTGCCCGTCGATGCGCAGCTTGCCGCGGACTGGTTGCGCGCCCCCGTCCCCGGGCAGTTCCTCTGGCTGCACTTCAATCTCTCGAACGCGGCCAGCGAGCGCTGGCTGCGCGCCCACGCCGGCCTGCCCGACGAATTCTACGAGACCCTGCACCAGGGCTCGCGCTCCACCCGCATCGAGATCGCCGACGACGCCCTGATCGCCGTCGTCAACGACGTGCTGCATAATTTTTCCGTCGACGCGGCCGAGATCTCCACCTTGTGGGTCCACGCGACCCCGCGCGGCGTGATCACGGCCCGCCGCAAGCCGCTGGAATCCATCGAACGCCTGCGCCAGGACGTGTTGCAGGGTACGCCGCTGCGCTCCAGCGTCGAATTGCTCGTGCACCTGCTGCGCGACCAGGCCGACGTCCTCGTCAACATCGTACGCGACGCCGTGGCGCGGGTCGACGCCACCGAAGACCAGTTGCTGGCCGGCCGCCTGACGCGCCGGCGCGAAGACCTGGGCGCCCTGCGCCGCGTGCTCGTCCGCCTGCAACGGCTGCTGGCGCCGGAGCCGGCCGCCCTCTTCCGCCTGCTGCAACGGCCGCCGGCCTGGGTCGCCCCGGACGACCGCCAGGAGCTGCGCCAGTCGACCGAGGAATTCACGGTCGTCCTGTCCGACCTCGCCGCGGTGCAGGAGCGCATCAAGCTGCTGCAGGAAGAGATCGCGGCGCGGGTCAACGAGGACAACAACCGCAGCCTGTTCCTGTTGACCATCGTCACGGTGATGGCGCTCCCCATCAACCTGATCGCGGGCCTGCTGGGCATGAACGTGGGCGGCGTGCCCCTGTCCCAGCATCCGCACGGCTTCTGGGTCGTGCTGGGCTTTACCGCCCTCGTGACGGGCGCCATCGCCTGGTTGTTGCTGCGATTGCAACGCCCCCGCTGA